Part of the Streptomyces sp. WMMC500 genome is shown below.
GTCCGCACCACCGCCTGCTCCGCGGGCGGCGACAGCGGCGGCGCCCACTTCTCGGGCAACACCGCGTACGGCATCCACTCCGGCAGCGCGGGCTGCACCGGCACCAACGGCTCCGCCATCCACCAGCCGGTCACCGAGGCGCTCAGCGCGTACGGCGTGAGCGTCTACTGACGCACCGGCCGGCCACACCGCACACGGCACCACGAGGGGCCGCCGCCGCACCCGGCGGCGGCCCCTCCCGCGGTACGGAGCCGCCCGGCCCGTACCCCGGGAGAGGCCGGGCCGTTTCTCAGCCCAGCTCGTGCATCCACCCGTGCGGGTCCGGGGCCTGCCCGGTCTGCACGTCGACCAGCGCCTTGCGCAGTTGCGCCGTGACCGGCCCCATCGACCCGTCGGCGACCGTCCACTCCGCCGTGCTCGACTTCGCGTGCCCCACGGGCGTGATGACCGCGGCCGTGCCGCAGGCGAAGGTCTCCGAGATCGTCCCGTCCGCGCAGCCGGCCTGCCACTCCTCCTTGGAGATCCGCACCTCGCGGGTCCGGTAGCCCAGGTCGGCGGCGATGGTCAGCAGCGAGTCGCGGGTGATGCCGGGCAGCAGCGTGCCGGTCAGCTCGGGCGTGACCACCTCCCGCGTCCCGCCCTGCCCCCCGCCCCGGACGAAGTACAGGTTCATCCCGCCCATCTCCTCGATCCACCGGCGCTCCACCGCGTCCAGCCACACCACCTGGTCGCAGCCCTGCTGCACGGCCTGGAGGGTGGCGGCCATGGCGCCCGCGTAGTTGCCCGCGCACTTGGCCTCGCCCGTGCCGCCGGGCGCGGCGCGCACGTACTCCTCGGTGAGCCACACCGACACCGGCTTGATGCCACCGTGGAAGTACGCGCCGGCGGGCGAGGCCAGCACCATGAACAGGTACTCGCGCGCGGGCGAGTTCACGCCGAGGCCGACCTCGGTGGCGAACATGAACGGGCGCAGGTACAGCGACTCCTCGCCGGTGCCCGGCACCCACGCCTTGTCCTGGCGCACGAGCGCGTCGATGGCCGCCACGAAGGTCTGGACGGGCAGTTCCGGCATCGCCAGCCGGCGGGCGGACAACTGGAAGCGGCGCGCGTTGGCGTCCGGCCGGAAGGTGCGGACGCTGCCGTCGGGCTGCCGGTAGGCCTTCAGTCCCTCGAAGACGGACTGCCCGTAGTGCAGCGCCATCGTCGCCGGGTCGAGGGTCAGCGGCGCGTACGGCTGGAGCTGCGCGTCGTGCCAGCCGCGGCCTTCGGTCCACTTGATGGTGACCATGTGGTCGGTGAAGTGCTTGCCGAAGCCGGGGTTGGTCAGGATCGCCTCGCGCTCCGCGTCGGACAGCGGGTGGGCGGACGGCTTGAGCTCGATCGTGGTCATGAGATTCGTGTCCTTCACCGTTCGGTGTGTGGCGGACCGCGTCCCGTCCCGAGGTCCTCGCACCCGAAGGTACTAGGACGTCCGAGCATTACCCCGTGCCGCGGCCCCGCTGTCGATTATGACGGGGGCGTGGGCAGCGGCAAGCGTGGCGGTGGTGCGCGGCCCGAAGGGTCATCGTCGCACTGACGCCGCCCGGAGGGCAGCGTCAGCCGGCCGTGCGGAGAAACCTGACCGGCCGGGCCGGCCGCGGCGAGCGTGTGGTCCCGGCGGTCAGCCGGATACTCGGGCGGCGAGCGCGTCGCCGATCTCGTCCGTGGTCCGCGCGCCGGCGCCCCGCGCGGCCAGGTCGGCCTCGACGGCCTCCTCGACGCGGGTGGCCTGCACGGC
Proteins encoded:
- a CDS encoding branched-chain amino acid aminotransferase; this encodes MTTIELKPSAHPLSDAEREAILTNPGFGKHFTDHMVTIKWTEGRGWHDAQLQPYAPLTLDPATMALHYGQSVFEGLKAYRQPDGSVRTFRPDANARRFQLSARRLAMPELPVQTFVAAIDALVRQDKAWVPGTGEESLYLRPFMFATEVGLGVNSPAREYLFMVLASPAGAYFHGGIKPVSVWLTEEYVRAAPGGTGEAKCAGNYAGAMAATLQAVQQGCDQVVWLDAVERRWIEEMGGMNLYFVRGGGQGGTREVVTPELTGTLLPGITRDSLLTIAADLGYRTREVRISKEEWQAGCADGTISETFACGTAAVITPVGHAKSSTAEWTVADGSMGPVTAQLRKALVDVQTGQAPDPHGWMHELG